Proteins encoded within one genomic window of Bermanella sp. WJH001:
- a CDS encoding 7TM diverse intracellular signaling domain-containing protein, which yields MKYLLILLSVLLLMPAHGVEQSIPGLTTSGLYYWLEPDDQPHTVQEVLEEAAWLPTEGELNFGYSNSTLWVLQNIQAYRSGDWVIQVPYPLLDYLDIYLYRGDELIVSMHSGDARHFGERLVKVPDFVLGVSNDKPTQFRMLARIETQGTMMLPVKWWAEIEYAEHLALEQSVYGAYYGVLIIMALYHLFIFLVIREKGYLHYVLTVSAFLLLQLSFDGRGFAWLWPNTPEINHYSFPVAYSLYQFAVLTFMSTFLRLSSNSPKLHRYFVVLRGLVVFNLLSLFYLEYSTATPIIIVTGIVSIFSGLLSGAYLWRKGYTAARYFTCAWALFLVGILLLNFRGLGIGETNWLSVYGYVIGSILEVLFLAFSLADRISSSTQKRIETEKALIKSKDEHVRVLQQYQSLYENSPIGNFQSNQFYQLVSVNKACADIFGFEHRQDMLNKVHDIRDYLSSSFVNFQNMVRAAREEGSSTNNELLIKTETGEQRWVSINLRYFKTSKEIGFEGTVQDITERKSSEKLREELDKERLTIMEQFSLGIAKEISMPLGSNVVSTALLKEKLSEVRASEHNVLNDEHEKFLSTLDQSLSLIGSNQKRMTKVVKRFREVSSWQLGLKTSHINVLDVIENVINAQRWRMAGWRVNIDCEADIKIYTYKTALTSILAQLIDNALLHSHADEGQTPIINIRVKTYDKDKISIGFTDNGQGIKPQWVKNLCKPFFTSKTGPDGHIGLGLYMIYNLVCQALKGRLFFPVKGQGFSVQIIIPKHLE from the coding sequence TTGAAATATCTTTTAATTCTTTTGTCTGTACTTTTGCTTATGCCTGCCCATGGGGTAGAGCAGAGTATTCCGGGCTTGACCACATCTGGGCTGTATTACTGGCTTGAGCCTGATGATCAGCCTCATACGGTACAAGAGGTGCTGGAAGAAGCCGCTTGGCTGCCTACTGAGGGTGAGCTTAATTTTGGTTATTCCAATTCCACATTATGGGTATTGCAAAATATTCAGGCGTATCGTTCTGGGGACTGGGTTATTCAGGTGCCTTACCCGTTGTTAGATTACCTTGATATATACCTCTATCGTGGCGATGAACTTATTGTGAGTATGCACAGTGGTGATGCTCGTCATTTTGGTGAACGTCTAGTGAAGGTGCCTGATTTTGTGTTGGGAGTGTCCAATGATAAACCCACACAATTTCGTATGTTGGCGCGCATAGAAACTCAGGGCACCATGATGTTGCCCGTCAAATGGTGGGCTGAAATTGAATATGCAGAGCACCTCGCTTTAGAGCAAAGTGTGTATGGTGCGTATTACGGTGTTTTGATAATCATGGCGCTTTATCACTTATTTATATTTTTGGTGATAAGGGAAAAAGGATATTTACATTATGTCTTAACCGTTTCAGCATTTTTATTACTGCAGCTCTCATTTGATGGTCGAGGGTTTGCTTGGTTGTGGCCAAACACCCCTGAGATCAACCATTATAGTTTTCCAGTTGCATATTCTTTATATCAGTTTGCGGTATTAACGTTCATGTCTACTTTTTTGCGGCTATCAAGTAATAGCCCTAAGTTGCATCGATACTTTGTTGTATTGCGTGGTCTGGTTGTATTTAACCTACTCAGTTTGTTTTATCTTGAATACAGTACCGCTACTCCCATTATTATTGTCACGGGAATTGTGTCGATTTTTTCTGGCTTACTTTCTGGCGCGTATTTGTGGCGAAAAGGCTACACGGCTGCACGTTACTTTACCTGTGCTTGGGCTTTGTTTTTAGTTGGCATCCTACTGCTTAATTTCCGAGGGCTTGGGATTGGAGAAACCAATTGGTTGAGTGTTTATGGTTATGTAATAGGCTCAATATTAGAAGTGTTGTTTTTGGCTTTTTCATTGGCTGATCGAATTTCATCTTCAACACAGAAGCGAATCGAAACAGAAAAAGCACTGATAAAAAGTAAAGATGAGCACGTAAGAGTATTGCAGCAATATCAGAGTTTATATGAAAACTCCCCCATAGGTAATTTTCAATCTAATCAGTTTTATCAATTAGTAAGTGTAAATAAAGCGTGTGCTGACATTTTTGGGTTTGAACACCGGCAAGATATGTTAAACAAGGTGCATGATATCCGAGATTATCTGAGTTCAAGTTTTGTCAATTTTCAAAATATGGTTCGTGCGGCACGTGAAGAAGGCAGCAGTACCAATAATGAACTGTTGATTAAAACAGAAACAGGTGAGCAGCGTTGGGTGAGTATTAATTTACGTTACTTTAAAACTTCCAAAGAAATAGGATTTGAAGGCACTGTACAAGATATTACAGAACGTAAATCATCTGAAAAACTAAGAGAAGAGCTAGATAAAGAGCGTTTGACCATTATGGAGCAATTTTCTTTGGGTATCGCTAAAGAGATTAGTATGCCTTTAGGAAGTAACGTGGTGTCCACTGCACTATTAAAAGAAAAGCTATCTGAAGTTAGAGCCAGTGAACATAATGTGCTAAATGATGAGCATGAAAAATTCCTCTCTACCTTAGATCAGTCCCTTAGTTTGATTGGCAGTAATCAAAAAAGAATGACCAAGGTAGTTAAGCGCTTTAGAGAGGTGTCTTCTTGGCAGTTAGGGTTAAAAACAAGCCATATTAACGTACTGGATGTCATAGAAAATGTGATAAATGCTCAGCGTTGGCGTATGGCTGGCTGGCGGGTCAATATTGATTGTGAAGCGGACATTAAAATTTACACCTATAAAACTGCTTTAACCTCAATACTTGCACAGCTAATCGATAATGCGCTATTGCATAGTCATGCGGATGAAGGCCAAACTCCTATAATTAACATACGGGTTAAAACCTATGATAAAGACAAGATTTCAATTGGTTTTACAGATAATGGCCAAGGCATAAAACCCCAATGGGTTAAAAACCTATGTAAGCCTTTTTTTACCAGTAAAACAGGGCCCGATGGCCATATCGGTTTGGGTTTGTATATGATTTACAACCTAGTATGCCAAGCATTAAAAGGCCGCTTGTTTTTTCCTGTAAAAGGTCAGGGATTTAGCGTACAAATTATAATTCCTAAGCATTTAGAATAA